From a single Stackebrandtia endophytica genomic region:
- a CDS encoding alpha-L-fucosidase codes for MTKIPSLAERSAWLTEARFGLFIHWGIYSAAARHEWVQTRERMTPQEYRRYFDHFEPDLFDPERWAEEAWNAGMRYVVVTTKHHDGFCLWDSRLTDYTAVHTPAGRDLLRPIVDAFRARGFRIGFYHSLIDWHHPDFTIDDHHPLRDVPGPDDGRDFDRYVEYLHGQVTELLTEYGRIDSMWFDFSYPTYGDRGKGRDDWRSVELLALVRRLQPDIIVNDRLDLPLGPGPDTADFTTPEQVQPTGSDDGSAIGFGSGVPWEACQTLNGSWGYDRDNMDWKSPELLLRMLVDTVAGGGNLLLNVGPTGRGRFDPRAREVLAELGEWMDLHEPAIRHAGPADFQAPADCRYTRNGDRLFLHVFAWPLKHLHLPGLAGRVAYARMLHDHSEVAVVEYDPANDFHKHLSGLDESTLTLELPVRAPEVAVPVVELILRD; via the coding sequence ATGACGAAGATCCCATCCCTGGCCGAACGTTCCGCCTGGTTGACCGAGGCGCGGTTCGGATTGTTCATCCACTGGGGAATCTACTCGGCCGCGGCTCGGCATGAGTGGGTCCAGACTCGTGAACGCATGACGCCGCAGGAGTACCGGCGCTATTTCGACCACTTCGAACCGGACCTGTTCGACCCGGAGCGGTGGGCGGAGGAGGCGTGGAACGCCGGAATGCGCTACGTCGTCGTGACCACCAAACACCATGACGGATTCTGCCTGTGGGACTCCCGGTTGACCGACTACACCGCCGTCCACACCCCGGCCGGTCGCGACCTGTTGCGTCCGATCGTGGACGCATTCCGCGCCAGGGGATTCCGCATCGGCTTTTACCACTCGTTGATCGACTGGCACCATCCCGATTTCACCATCGACGACCATCATCCGCTGCGGGACGTCCCCGGCCCCGACGACGGCCGCGACTTCGATCGTTACGTCGAGTACCTGCACGGCCAGGTGACCGAGCTGCTGACCGAATACGGTCGGATCGACTCGATGTGGTTCGACTTCTCATACCCCACCTACGGCGATCGCGGGAAGGGACGAGACGACTGGCGATCGGTGGAGTTGTTGGCACTGGTGCGGCGCCTCCAACCGGACATCATCGTCAACGACCGGTTGGATCTTCCACTGGGCCCCGGCCCCGATACCGCCGACTTCACCACACCCGAACAGGTGCAGCCCACCGGATCCGACGACGGTAGCGCGATCGGATTCGGCTCGGGCGTGCCGTGGGAGGCGTGTCAGACCCTCAACGGCTCCTGGGGATACGACCGGGACAATATGGATTGGAAGTCGCCGGAACTATTGCTGCGCATGCTGGTCGACACCGTCGCCGGCGGCGGGAACCTGTTGTTGAACGTCGGTCCCACCGGTCGGGGGCGGTTCGATCCGCGAGCTCGCGAGGTGCTGGCCGAGCTCGGTGAGTGGATGGATCTGCACGAACCCGCGATTCGACACGCCGGTCCGGCCGACTTCCAGGCGCCGGCGGACTGCCGATACACCAGGAACGGAGATCGACTGTTCCTGCACGTCTTCGCGTGGCCGTTGAAGCATCTGCACCTGCCCGGCCTCGCCGGCCGGGTCGCATACGCCCGGATGCTTCACGACCACTCCGAGGTCGCCGTCGTGGAATACGACCCCGCCAACGACTTCCACAAGCATCTCTCCGGTTTGGACGAATCGACGCTGACGCTGGAGTTGCCCGTGAGGGCTCCTGAGGTGGCGGTCCCGGTCGTCGAGTTGATCCTGCGCGATTGA
- a CDS encoding serine/threonine protein kinase, which translates to MGDVLAARYRLHERVGGGGMGDVWKGEDTLLGRTVAVKVMLAKLAAEDNFRERFRREACAIAALDGPTIVDVYDYGEVSSPRGILAFLVMPYVDAKPLTSWLARSGRLSASQTMRIIAQVADGLEIAHTQGVIHRDIKPGNILVREDGRVTLVDFGIARASGDLTMTTTGVVLGTVTYMSPEQASGEKLAPASDIYSLGVVAYQCLAGQPPFKADTPLGVLSAHLRNVPPRLPDGVPPAVAHIISRCLAKDAVDRWQSAGEFAAACRNLASAPDIPQVPSQVTRSKPVPPRVREPHFPAPTGSGRRTTATRARPPVVDETVEEGGTTTPARRGLVLIVTVGLAAALAVTAAATRPWEIRQLVEITDESPSEPGSGKANEISAGSGDNPDYDAEIPGPDSPAASNSATRSSSSTPTGGDESPSPSDTQSDSPPEQEPVPDVLRQPESQARRSLKAAGFRPSVSYEGDGDIGCEVVSQYPEAGQLADPGSTVTITVNRAEICAGG; encoded by the coding sequence GTGGGAGACGTCCTGGCGGCCCGGTACCGGCTGCACGAACGCGTCGGCGGTGGCGGCATGGGGGACGTCTGGAAAGGCGAGGACACCCTCCTCGGTCGAACCGTCGCGGTGAAGGTGATGCTGGCCAAACTGGCCGCTGAGGACAACTTCCGAGAGCGGTTCCGCCGCGAAGCGTGCGCGATCGCCGCTCTGGACGGCCCGACCATCGTCGACGTCTACGACTACGGCGAGGTCTCCAGCCCCCGAGGCATCCTGGCGTTCCTCGTGATGCCCTATGTGGATGCGAAGCCGTTGACCTCCTGGCTGGCGCGATCCGGCCGACTGTCCGCATCACAGACGATGCGCATCATCGCCCAGGTCGCCGACGGTCTGGAGATCGCACACACCCAGGGCGTCATCCACCGTGACATCAAGCCGGGCAACATCCTGGTCCGCGAGGACGGTCGAGTCACCCTGGTCGACTTCGGAATCGCCCGCGCCAGCGGTGATCTGACGATGACCACCACCGGTGTGGTGCTGGGGACGGTCACCTATATGTCGCCCGAGCAGGCATCCGGCGAGAAACTCGCCCCCGCCTCCGACATCTACTCGCTGGGAGTGGTCGCCTACCAGTGCCTGGCCGGTCAGCCGCCGTTCAAGGCCGACACCCCGCTGGGGGTGTTGTCCGCCCACCTGCGCAACGTTCCACCACGCCTTCCCGACGGCGTACCACCGGCGGTCGCGCACATCATCTCGCGCTGCCTGGCCAAAGACGCCGTCGATCGGTGGCAGTCGGCCGGCGAGTTCGCGGCCGCCTGCCGCAACCTGGCCAGCGCCCCCGACATCCCCCAGGTGCCCTCTCAGGTGACCCGGTCGAAACCCGTTCCACCCCGAGTCCGAGAGCCGCACTTCCCCGCTCCGACCGGTTCGGGAAGACGTACCACCGCGACCCGGGCTCGTCCGCCCGTCGTTGACGAGACGGTCGAGGAGGGCGGCACGACCACACCCGCCCGCCGCGGACTGGTGTTGATCGTGACGGTCGGCTTGGCAGCGGCATTGGCGGTCACCGCGGCGGCGACGCGGCCCTGGGAGATTCGCCAGCTGGTCGAGATCACCGATGAGAGCCCCAGCGAGCCCGGCTCCGGCAAGGCCAACGAGATCAGCGCCGGGTCCGGTGACAATCCCGACTACGACGCCGAGATCCCCGGGCCCGATAGTCCGGCCGCCAGCAATTCGGCGACGCGTTCGTCATCGTCCACCCCCACCGGCGGTGATGAGAGCCCGTCACCGTCCGACACACAGTCGGACTCGCCACCGGAACAGGAACCGGTGCCCGATGTGTTGCGGCAACCGGAATCCCAGGCACGTCGCAGCCTCAAGGCGGCGGGGTTCCGCCCCTCGGTGTCCTATGAGGGCGACGGCGATATCGGGTGTGAGGTCGTGTCGCAGTACCCCGAGGCCGGCCAGTTGGCCGACCCGGGTTCGACGGTGACCATCACGGTCAACCGCGCCGAGATCTGCGCCGGTGGTTGA
- the glpK gene encoding glycerol kinase GlpK → MSRYIAAVDQGTTSSRCLIFDVTTGGLVAGAQQEFTQHFPKPGWVEHDAVEIIDSVTAVMRKALAEASLTVADIAALGITNQRETTVLWDRRTGEPVHRAIVWQDTRTEPLVTRLAADGGQDRFRDRCGLPLATYFSGPKARWILDNVPGLRQRAEAGEICFGTVDSWLIYRLTGEHLTDVTNASRTMLMNLRTLQWDPELCEAVGVPMEMLPEIRPSSQVYGTATGEFAGLTVAGALGDQHAALFGQGCYDVGDAKNTYGTGSFLLLNTGTEPVDSNAGLLTTVAYQLDGQPVNYALEGSIAITGALVQWLRDNLGIISDAAEIEELAGGVDDNGGCYFVPAFSGLYAPHWRSDARGIIAGLTRYVNKGHLARAVLEATAWQTREVAEAMETDSGVRLTGLKVDGGMTANDLLMQIQADVLGIPVIRPKIAETTALGAAYAAGLAVGVWSDVDELRRLWEEDRRWAPSRSRDDDYTQWLKAVEKSKGWLD, encoded by the coding sequence GTGAGCAGATACATCGCAGCGGTCGATCAGGGAACCACGTCCTCGCGGTGCCTGATATTCGACGTCACTACCGGTGGGTTGGTCGCCGGAGCCCAGCAGGAGTTCACGCAGCACTTTCCTAAACCGGGTTGGGTGGAGCACGACGCGGTCGAGATCATCGACAGCGTCACCGCGGTGATGCGCAAGGCGCTCGCCGAGGCGTCGTTGACCGTCGCCGACATCGCCGCGCTGGGCATCACCAACCAACGTGAAACCACGGTGTTGTGGGACCGCCGCACCGGTGAGCCCGTGCACCGCGCGATCGTCTGGCAGGACACCCGCACCGAGCCGCTGGTGACCCGGTTGGCCGCCGACGGGGGACAGGACCGGTTCCGCGATCGATGCGGACTGCCGTTGGCCACCTACTTCTCCGGCCCGAAGGCGCGGTGGATTCTCGACAACGTTCCGGGGCTTCGGCAACGCGCCGAGGCCGGCGAGATCTGCTTCGGGACTGTCGACTCCTGGCTGATCTATCGCCTCACCGGTGAACACCTCACCGATGTCACCAACGCGTCGCGGACCATGCTGATGAACCTGCGGACGCTTCAGTGGGATCCCGAACTCTGCGAGGCCGTCGGCGTGCCGATGGAGATGCTGCCCGAAATCCGACCGTCCTCTCAGGTGTACGGGACCGCCACCGGTGAGTTCGCCGGCCTCACCGTCGCCGGCGCCCTGGGGGATCAGCACGCCGCGTTGTTCGGCCAGGGATGTTACGACGTCGGGGACGCCAAGAACACCTACGGAACCGGCAGCTTTCTGTTGCTCAACACCGGCACCGAACCGGTCGACTCCAATGCCGGCCTGCTGACCACGGTGGCCTATCAACTCGACGGGCAGCCGGTGAACTACGCGCTCGAAGGTTCGATCGCAATCACCGGGGCGCTGGTGCAGTGGCTGCGCGACAACCTCGGCATCATCTCCGACGCCGCCGAGATCGAGGAACTCGCCGGTGGCGTGGACGACAACGGCGGTTGCTACTTCGTTCCGGCGTTCTCGGGGTTGTACGCGCCCCATTGGCGTTCCGATGCCCGCGGCATCATCGCCGGACTGACCCGTTATGTCAACAAGGGACACCTGGCGCGGGCGGTACTGGAGGCCACCGCCTGGCAGACTCGGGAGGTCGCCGAGGCGATGGAGACCGACTCGGGGGTGCGGCTGACCGGGTTGAAGGTCGACGGCGGTATGACGGCTAACGACCTGCTGATGCAGATCCAGGCCGACGTGCTGGGAATTCCGGTCATCCGACCGAAGATCGCCGAGACCACGGCGCTGGGCGCCGCCTACGCCGCCGGACTGGCGGTGGGCGTGTGGTCTGATGTGGATGAACTTCGGCGCCTGTGGGAGGAGGACCGTCGCTGGGCGCCGAGCCGCTCACGCGACGACGATTACACCCAGTGGCTGAAGGCGGTGGAGAAGTCCAAGGGATGGTTGGACTGA
- a CDS encoding ABC transporter ATP-binding protein yields the protein MNAAIEVSDLAKRYGDTAAVDGVSFEVSTGEFFGILGPNGAGKTTTLEIIEGLREPDSGTVSLLGQSPWPRNNDLAMRIGVQLQASAFFERLTAREQLHTFADLYGKSASRADEMLELVGLTEKAATRIEKLSGGQAQRLSIACALVHDPEMVFLDEPTAALDPQARRNLWDLLRQVNADGRTVVLTTHHMDEAESLCERVAIMDNGRILTVDTPAALVRSLDSATHISISSGFLSPEEAARVAGGVATTDDDGLDLTFTTRDPAAVLTALAERSALDGLRVQGATLEDVFLELTGREYRA from the coding sequence ATGAATGCCGCTATAGAGGTATCCGATCTCGCGAAACGTTACGGCGACACCGCCGCAGTCGACGGGGTGTCCTTTGAGGTGTCAACCGGTGAGTTCTTCGGGATTCTCGGACCCAACGGTGCGGGGAAGACCACCACGCTGGAGATCATCGAGGGGCTGCGCGAGCCCGACTCCGGCACCGTGAGCCTGCTGGGCCAATCGCCTTGGCCCCGCAACAACGACTTGGCGATGCGAATCGGGGTGCAATTGCAGGCCTCGGCGTTCTTCGAGCGGTTGACGGCCAGGGAGCAGTTGCACACCTTCGCCGACCTGTACGGCAAGTCGGCGTCTCGTGCCGATGAGATGTTGGAACTGGTCGGGTTGACCGAGAAGGCGGCCACCCGCATCGAGAAGTTGTCGGGTGGCCAGGCCCAGCGACTGTCGATCGCGTGCGCATTGGTTCACGACCCGGAGATGGTGTTCCTGGACGAGCCGACCGCCGCGCTCGATCCGCAGGCGCGTCGCAATCTGTGGGATCTGTTGCGCCAGGTCAACGCCGATGGCCGCACCGTCGTCCTCACCACGCATCACATGGATGAGGCGGAGTCGCTGTGCGAGCGGGTGGCCATCATGGACAACGGGAGGATTCTCACCGTCGACACCCCCGCGGCCTTGGTCCGAAGCCTCGATTCGGCCACCCACATCTCCATTTCCAGTGGATTCCTGTCACCGGAGGAGGCCGCCCGGGTCGCCGGCGGCGTGGCCACCACCGACGACGACGGACTTGATCTGACCTTCACCACTCGCGATCCCGCCGCGGTCTTGACCGCGTTGGCCGAGCGCTCGGCGCTGGACGGCCTGCGGGTACAGGGCGCGACCCTTGAGGACGTGTTCCTGGAACTGACCGGACGGGAGTACCGCGCGTAA
- a CDS encoding ABC transporter permease: protein MKSFLSLTKALFLGFVRDKVSLFFVIVFPLMFLVIFGALFQDSGTATTKLIQIGDVPVLDSMAEADPDQYEALFEVTHDDDLDAAVEAVRQGDADAAIKQDGDEVTVYYSAADSTGSAMVLSTVDGIVNAGNLAQLQAAAPDVPQIMVTNEQVESGSLSAIQYLTPGLLGWAVSISGVFGAAATLVDWRRNKLLRRLRLSPVSIPAVIGARIGVSMVTAVVQLAVFIAVASLPFFGLQLTGYWWMALPILLIGTLTFLAVGMVVGAIAKTSEGASGLGNLIVMPMAFASGSFFPLEQSPQWLQTISWISPLRYINDALLAVMVRGNDPISVLPQIGMLLAFTLVVGLVAWRMFRWDDL, encoded by the coding sequence ATGAAGAGCTTTCTGAGCTTGACGAAGGCACTGTTCCTGGGTTTCGTCCGGGACAAGGTGAGCCTGTTCTTCGTCATCGTGTTCCCGCTGATGTTCCTGGTCATCTTCGGCGCGCTGTTCCAGGACTCGGGCACCGCCACCACGAAGCTGATACAGATCGGCGACGTGCCGGTACTGGACTCGATGGCAGAGGCCGATCCCGATCAGTACGAGGCCCTGTTCGAGGTCACGCACGACGACGATCTCGACGCCGCCGTCGAGGCGGTTCGTCAGGGCGACGCCGACGCGGCGATCAAACAGGACGGTGACGAGGTCACCGTCTACTATTCGGCCGCCGACTCGACCGGGTCGGCGATGGTCCTGTCGACCGTCGACGGCATCGTCAACGCCGGCAACCTCGCCCAATTGCAGGCGGCGGCACCCGATGTTCCGCAGATCATGGTCACCAACGAACAGGTCGAATCCGGTTCTCTGAGCGCGATCCAGTATCTGACCCCGGGCCTGTTGGGCTGGGCGGTGTCGATCTCGGGTGTCTTCGGTGCCGCCGCGACCCTGGTGGACTGGCGGCGCAACAAGCTGCTTAGACGACTGCGTCTGTCCCCGGTGTCGATTCCGGCGGTGATCGGCGCGCGCATCGGGGTCAGCATGGTCACCGCGGTCGTCCAGTTGGCCGTGTTCATCGCGGTCGCGTCACTGCCGTTCTTCGGTCTACAGCTGACCGGTTACTGGTGGATGGCGTTGCCGATCCTGTTGATCGGCACGCTGACGTTCCTGGCGGTCGGCATGGTGGTCGGTGCGATAGCCAAGACCTCGGAGGGCGCCAGCGGCCTGGGCAACCTGATCGTGATGCCGATGGCGTTCGCTTCCGGTTCGTTCTTCCCGCTGGAGCAGTCTCCACAGTGGCTGCAGACGATCTCGTGGATCTCGCCGTTGCGTTACATCAACGACGCCCTGCTCGCGGTGATGGTGCGTGGTAACGACCCGATCAGTGTTCTACCGCAGATCGGGATGCTGTTGGCGTTCACACTGGTCGTGGGATTGGTCGCGTGGCGGATGTTCAGATGGGACGATCTGTAG
- the rsmI gene encoding 16S rRNA (cytidine(1402)-2'-O)-methyltransferase yields MPSTSGDGVLILLGAPLGDPADTSPRVARTLADADVIAAEDTRRLHRLAADLDVTISGTVTSYFEGNERERTPRLLDRLRDGARVAVITDGGMPSVSDPGFRLVKAAIDAGIAVTAAPGPSAVTTALALSGLPCDRFCFEGFLPRKPADRRRTLQQLATEPRTMVLFESTHRIRAAMADLVTHFGPDREAALCRELTKTHEQVRRGTLARLLESVTDQPPRGEITLVVAGSPPVTESAEPADLAAAVADLIAQGVDRKSAMSQTARRFDVPRRAVFDALVAQSDDRNESTDRPI; encoded by the coding sequence ATTCCATCGACCTCCGGCGACGGGGTCCTGATCCTGCTGGGTGCGCCTCTGGGCGATCCGGCGGACACCTCGCCCCGGGTGGCGCGAACCCTCGCCGACGCCGACGTCATCGCCGCCGAGGACACCCGCCGCCTCCACCGCCTCGCCGCCGACTTGGACGTGACGATCAGCGGAACCGTGACCTCCTATTTCGAGGGGAACGAACGGGAACGCACCCCGCGGCTACTGGATCGCCTGCGGGACGGTGCGCGAGTCGCCGTGATCACCGACGGCGGGATGCCCAGCGTCTCCGATCCCGGATTCCGGCTGGTCAAAGCCGCCATCGATGCCGGCATCGCCGTGACCGCCGCACCGGGACCGTCGGCGGTCACCACCGCGTTGGCGTTGTCGGGACTGCCGTGCGACCGCTTCTGCTTCGAAGGCTTCCTGCCGCGCAAACCCGCCGATCGCCGTCGAACGCTCCAACAGCTGGCGACCGAACCGCGCACGATGGTTCTGTTCGAGTCCACTCACCGCATCCGCGCCGCCATGGCCGACCTGGTGACCCACTTTGGTCCCGACCGTGAGGCCGCACTGTGCCGGGAGTTGACCAAGACCCACGAGCAGGTCCGACGCGGCACCCTCGCCCGGTTGCTGGAGTCGGTGACCGACCAGCCGCCCCGAGGGGAGATCACCCTGGTGGTGGCCGGAAGCCCACCCGTGACCGAATCAGCCGAACCCGCCGACCTGGCCGCGGCGGTCGCCGACCTGATCGCACAGGGCGTCGACCGCAAGTCCGCGATGAGCCAGACCGCCCGCCGGTTCGATGTCCCCCGACGGGCGGTCTTCGACGCGCTGGTCGCTCAATCCGACGACCGAAACGAATCTACAGATCGTCCCATCTGA
- a CDS encoding restriction endonuclease, translating to MPPPSIMVKVGAAIVGLILIFTVVKTVAHWMAQNWATVAIVGGSLAVLVVGGILIYRNRTSFQRTEDQELERHLAEADTMSIPEFETWVARLLLRDGFRKVRFVGRAADFGSNFVATAPDSRRVMIRAKPDDGTMSRRGARHIQALGADAHARWKADTAMLVTNADLHRLKTAARHDALADQLGVILVDRMELATWVADRKPPAELCAAPSPSPAVRG from the coding sequence ATGCCTCCCCCGTCCATTATGGTCAAAGTCGGTGCCGCGATAGTCGGGCTCATCCTGATTTTCACCGTGGTCAAGACAGTGGCTCATTGGATGGCGCAGAACTGGGCCACCGTGGCCATCGTCGGCGGGAGCCTGGCCGTGCTCGTGGTCGGCGGCATCCTCATTTACCGCAACCGCACGTCGTTCCAACGCACCGAGGACCAGGAACTGGAACGTCACCTGGCCGAGGCCGACACCATGAGCATCCCGGAGTTCGAGACCTGGGTCGCCCGCCTGCTGCTGCGCGACGGCTTCCGCAAGGTGCGTTTCGTCGGTCGCGCGGCCGACTTCGGCAGCAACTTCGTCGCCACCGCACCCGATTCCCGGCGGGTCATGATCCGCGCCAAGCCCGACGACGGCACCATGAGCCGTCGAGGCGCGCGTCACATCCAAGCCCTGGGAGCCGATGCGCACGCCCGGTGGAAGGCCGACACCGCCATGCTGGTCACCAACGCCGACCTCCACCGGTTGAAGACGGCCGCCCGGCACGACGCCCTCGCCGACCAGTTGGGTGTCATCCTGGTCGACCGCATGGAATTGGCGACCTGGGTCGCCGACCGAAAGCCACCCGCCGAACTGTGTGCCGCGCCTTCCCCTTCCCCAGCGGTGCGCGGGTGA
- a CDS encoding Gfo/Idh/MocA family protein — MNDLRVGVAGLGLRRSLAVEAHRPDNGSRVTAVCDLDPATFDWATDQFGSSVRTVTEFDALLSSDIDAVLILTPDDTHAALGVQALAAGVATLLEKPLAITVEECDTLLEQAKHHGTKLYVGHNMRHMPVIRTMRSLIADGAIGEVQAIWCRHFVGHGGDFYFKDWHADRRRTTGLLLQKGAHDIDVIHWLAGATSRQVTAMGQLSVYNRITDRQHSEGDRPQDWFNPQANWPPLSQTGLHPIVNVEDLSMMLMDLGNGIQASYQQCHYTPDYWRNYTVIGTRGRLENFGDTSDDAVVRVWNSGRRGWDPEGDQVVPVPRPPGGHGGADSALIDEFLRFVGTGGTTDTSPVAARDAVAAGVAATVSLRSQSRPQQVTPLSTDLIDYYRDGQPGSR; from the coding sequence ATGAATGATCTTCGGGTAGGCGTGGCCGGACTGGGACTTCGCCGAAGCCTCGCGGTGGAGGCGCACCGACCGGACAACGGCAGCCGAGTGACGGCGGTGTGCGATCTCGACCCCGCGACCTTCGACTGGGCGACGGACCAGTTCGGTTCATCGGTGCGAACCGTCACGGAGTTCGACGCCCTGTTGTCCTCCGACATCGACGCCGTGTTGATCCTGACTCCCGATGACACTCACGCCGCGCTGGGCGTTCAAGCACTGGCAGCGGGAGTGGCCACCCTCCTCGAGAAGCCGCTGGCGATCACCGTCGAGGAGTGCGACACCCTGCTGGAGCAGGCCAAGCACCACGGAACCAAGCTGTACGTGGGCCACAACATGCGCCACATGCCGGTGATCCGAACGATGCGCTCACTGATCGCCGACGGCGCGATCGGCGAGGTTCAGGCAATCTGGTGCCGACATTTCGTCGGCCACGGCGGTGATTTCTACTTCAAGGACTGGCACGCCGATCGTCGTCGCACCACCGGCCTGCTCCTGCAGAAGGGAGCCCATGACATCGACGTCATCCACTGGCTGGCCGGCGCGACGAGCCGCCAGGTCACCGCGATGGGGCAACTCAGTGTCTACAATCGAATCACCGATCGTCAGCATTCCGAAGGCGACCGGCCTCAGGACTGGTTCAATCCTCAGGCCAACTGGCCACCACTGAGCCAAACCGGGCTTCACCCCATCGTCAACGTCGAGGACCTGTCCATGATGCTCATGGATCTGGGCAACGGGATCCAGGCCAGTTACCAGCAGTGCCACTACACCCCCGACTACTGGCGAAACTACACCGTCATTGGGACCCGGGGACGGCTGGAGAACTTCGGGGACACCTCCGACGACGCGGTGGTACGGGTCTGGAACAGCGGGCGACGCGGCTGGGATCCCGAGGGCGACCAGGTCGTTCCGGTGCCCCGTCCTCCGGGCGGACACGGCGGGGCCGACTCGGCACTCATCGACGAGTTTCTGCGATTCGTAGGCACCGGAGGCACCACCGACACCTCACCCGTCGCGGCCCGTGACGCCGTGGCCGCAGGTGTCGCCGCCACCGTCTCGCTGCGCTCACAGAGTCGACCGCAGCAGGTGACGCCACTGTCGACGGACCTGATCGATTACTACCGGGACGGCCAACCCGGCAGCCGGTGA
- a CDS encoding GNAT family N-acetyltransferase, whose translation MAIAVRLSDRPQDLIVCARLSAEYNGEEERAALVNAQQHVNKPRNALFVAVAPTDEVVGYARVSWVNRAVDAAANAAPKGYYLGGMVIDERFRRRGVGTRLTAARMKFIRARAPQAWYLVNQDNQASIDLHVPHGFHEATRDFTFPGVILDGPGGILCHARFDGRADTCPGCAPG comes from the coding sequence ATGGCTATCGCCGTTCGGTTGTCCGATCGGCCTCAGGATCTGATCGTGTGCGCGAGGTTGTCCGCCGAATACAACGGTGAAGAAGAGCGCGCTGCGCTGGTCAATGCGCAGCAACATGTCAACAAACCCCGCAACGCATTGTTCGTCGCGGTGGCACCCACTGACGAGGTCGTCGGGTACGCCCGGGTCAGCTGGGTCAATCGAGCCGTCGACGCGGCGGCGAATGCCGCGCCGAAGGGTTACTACCTGGGCGGCATGGTCATCGACGAACGGTTTCGACGGCGTGGTGTCGGCACCCGGCTGACCGCCGCGCGAATGAAGTTCATCAGAGCACGCGCCCCTCAGGCCTGGTATCTGGTCAATCAGGACAATCAGGCGTCGATCGATCTGCATGTACCCCATGGTTTTCACGAGGCGACCCGTGACTTCACGTTCCCGGGGGTGATTTTGGACGGTCCGGGGGGAATACTCTGCCACGCCCGATTCGACGGGAGGGCCGACACCTGTCCCGGTTGCGCACCCGGGTGA